One window from the genome of Paramormyrops kingsleyae isolate MSU_618 chromosome 3, PKINGS_0.4, whole genome shotgun sequence encodes:
- the mypn gene encoding myopalladin isoform X6, whose product MTPRHAASEIKVICDHHFTAFQSSLIKLAQAANRDPAQLQILHNQVLLEQKQDSAPPSVPDPAPCSPPSHHEPRHGPVNLPITQAPVAPGAPPSGANMAQGFSYTRPKEFIAAQTQSPSRSLCTTDSPVPMLNALAAQIQQKLPVNSGLPPFSPTPNQHAMFPRQFPTRVLQPPSSPPTFLPSPVHKPPAPAIRAQSPPQVSSPTSSCSSPSPIQDPVAFLSSVLPSLPTSPPTNEMGLPKSAPVLSPQGLVRKLSRPAHPVSDDDIRDGKETVMNDLERKLRLREQHGRNGQQRLTYEGKARLLGPNNPAAVINYDEEYKVSNFEQRLMSEIEFRLERTPVEESDDEVHHDEIPTGKCIAPIFDKKLKNFRAMEGVPVAFTCKVVGIPIPKVYWFKDGKQILKKNEHYKRVREGDGTCSLQIEAVTSDDDGNYTVMAANPQGRSSCSGHLIVQTGPVRRRLTPMIHTQRVNSRSQEVEEGEPIQERFFQPHFLQVPGDMMAHEGKLCRLDCKVSGLPNPELIWLRNGRPMVPDLRHRMLVRENGVHSLLIDPLTKGDAGTFTCIATNKAGQNSFSLELTVMEKEVRKVPMFLERFQNIGIAEGMPVRLECRVAGMPPPVIYWKKDNESIPPNRERMSMHQDATGYVCLLIQPTRKEDAGWYTVSAKNEAGIGSCTARLDIYAQWHQQIPPPMRKARPPSSRYAALVGQGLDVMSAFPNADNSPILFSSSPVEAALESEEL is encoded by the exons ATGACACCCCGTCACGCTGCATCTGAAATCAAGGTGATTTGCGATCATCATTTCACAGCATTCCAAAGTAGTTTGATTAAATTAGCACAAGCCGCAAACAG GGACCCTGCCCAGCTTCAGATCCTCCATAACCAGGTTCTCCTCGAGCAAAAGCAGGACTCGGCCCCTCCGAGCGTCCCCGATCCCGCACCCTgttctcccccctcccaccatgAGCCTCGGCACGGCCCCGTGAACCTTCCCATCACCCAGGCGCCTGTGGCCCCCGGAGCCCCCCCCAGTGGAGCAAACATGGCACAAGGCTTCAGCTACACCAGGCCCAAGGAGTTCATTGCCGCCCAGACGCAGTCCCCGTCCCGGAGTCTGTGCACCACTGACTCCCCTGTGCCCATGctcaatgccctggctgcaCAGATCCAGCAGAAACTGCCTGTGAATTCCGGGCTCCCGCCTTTCTCCCCGACACCCAATCAGCACGCAATGTTCCCAAGGCAGTTTCCCACCCGGGTCCTGCAGCCCCCGTCCAGCCCACCAACGTTCCTACCCTCCCCTGTCCACAAGCCCCCCGCCCCAGCCATACGCGCCCAGTCTCCCCCCCAGGTGTCCTCGCCTACCTCAAGCTGCTCCAGTCCCAGCCCCATCCAGGACCCCGTGGCCTTCCTCAGCTCTGTGCTGCCCTCGCTGCCCACGTCCCCCCCCACCAATGAGATGGGGCTACCCAAGAGCGCCCCTGTCCT GTCACCTCAGGGCCTGGTGCGGAAGCTGTCCAGACCAGCTCACCCTGTGTCAGATGACGACATCCGCGACGGCAAAGAGACCGTGATGAACGACCTGGAGAGGAAGCTGCGACTGCGGGAGCAACATGGTCGAAATGGGCAGCAG AGGCTGACTTATGAAGGGAAAGCCAGACTGCTTGGACCAAACAATCCTGCAGCTGTCATTAACTATGACGAG GAGTACAAGGTATCCAACTTTGAACAGAGGCTCATGAGTGAGATCGAGTTCCGGCTAGAGCGAACGCCCGTCGAAGAGTCTGATGACGAGGTCCATCACGACGAGATCCCCACAGGCAAGTGCATTGCCCCCATATTCGACAAGAAGCTGAAGAACTTCCGGGCTATGGAGGGCGTCCCGGTGGCGTTCACCTGCAAAGTCGTGGGGATCCCCATTCCGAAG GTCTATTGGTTTAAGGATGGAAAACagatattaaagaaaaatgaacactataagagagtgagagagggcGATGGCACCTGTTCCTTGCAAATTGAGGCTGTCACCAGTGATGACGATGGCAACTACACAGTTATGGCTGCTAACCCCCAG GGGAGGAGCAGTTGTTCTGGTCACCTGATTGTTCAGACTGGTCCAGTCCGGCGTCGACTCACACCGATGATTCATACTCAAAG AGTTAATTCCCGATCACAAGAAGTCGAGGAAGGTGAGCCCATACAAGAGAGGTTTTTTCAGCCTCACTTCCTGCAAGTCCCTGGCGACATGATGGCTCATGAAGGGAAACTCTGCAGGCTGGATTGCAAG GTGAGTGGGTTACCAAACCCAGAGCTGATATGGCTTCGCAATGGGCGACCGATGGTGCCAGATCTGAGGCACAGGATGCTAGTTCGGGAGAACGGGGTCCATTCACTGCTCATCGACCCGCTGACGAAGGGCGACGCCGGCACCTTCACCTGCATTGCCACCAACAAGGCAGGACAGAATTCCTTCTCTCTGGAATTAACCGTTATGG AGAAGGAAGTGAGGAAGGTCCCCATGTTCTTGGAGAGGTTCCAGAACATCGGCATTGCTGAGGGGATGCCGGTCAGACTGGAGTGCAGGGTGGCGggcatgcccccccccgtcATTTACTGGAAGAAGGATAACGAAAGCATCCCCCCTAACAGGGAGAGGATGAG catgcaccaggATGCCACAGGATATGTTTGCCTGCTGATTCAGCCAACCAGGAAAGAGGATGCTGGTTGGTACACGGTATCAGCTAAAAATGAAGCAGGGATAGGCTCGTGCACAGCCAGGCTAGACATATATG CCCAGTGGCACCAGCAGATCCCGCCCCCCATGAGGAAAGCCCGCCCCCCGAGTAGCCGCTACGCCGCCCTGGTTGGCCAGGGCCTTGACGTCATGTCCGCCTTCCCCAACGCAGACAACAGCCCCATCCTGTTCTCCAGCTCGCCCGTGGAAGCGGCCCTGGAGAGTGAGGAGCTGTAG